The sequence AAGTACTCTATTATGAATCTCTTCTGTTCCTCTCTGACTCGATAGTATTCCAGTGATGAATAGAGTTCAGTGATGCCGATTCAAAACCAGAATAGCCACGAAACACAATACTCACTCTTCCCCAGGATAAGAGTGAAGAGGAAAGTCAGCTTTTCCTCCACATGCATTTACTCCTTTCCCAAATCCCAGCACTCCCCTGCTGCATCCAAACTGGCTTCAAAAGCAACCACAAAAACACTGACAGATCTTTTCTACAGCATCAGGTTTGTTTAGCTTGCATGCAGGGCATGTCGCTAGGGTGGAGAATAGATACTTTTCTGCTCAATGATCAGCCAGTTTCTCCACTTCTGGGAGGATTATTTCTCCCAGTGCATTTTGGAGACAATCTGTCCCAGGTTGGATACAACAATGGGAAGCATTTGGAAAGctattgtcatggtttaagcccagccagtaactcagaaccacgcggttgctcgctcactccccgccaAGTACACGGGCTTTATTCAACCTCCGCAACTCCCCTGAAACACACAGGGTCTCGCTAAGCACAAACATGGCacaaaaaactggaaaaaggcACTTTTCTAgatgagcagcagctgctgcctttgggTCTCCACATCAGACTTCTGAGCAGAGCTTTGATCTTGATCCCCTGAAATCTTTTGGTTTGCAGAGCCAACAGTTTCATGTGTGCACCTTTGTCTGAACTCTGCTGCAACTGAATAAATAAGTCAGAACCAAACTTGTTTTACCAATAGTTTTGAGGGTTTTAGTTTTTCAGAAGCTGCAACTGAAAGAGAGCAAAATGGAGGACACCAAAGGACCAGCTTTGCTGTACAGGTACTCAGAGGCAACAGCCCAGAGCATCTCCAGCTCTAAGGTCCCCTCGCCCGGGTCTCAGCCATGGACTGGCCCATCCCTCAGCTCCAGGGTGAAAATTAGTATTCCAGAGAGGACTGTGCTGTGCCTGTGGCAGCCTGGCAGTGCCTGAACCTCCTGCCTCCCACAGCGTGAGGACCACAGGAGCGATCAGCCACTTTGTCACCTTCTGAACTGAAAGgtcaggagcagaaaaggcagcaTCATCACCTCGGTTCTTGCACTACTAATGCCTGTGCTGTTTCAGTCCCTTTGCAATGTTACTAGTTCACTGATTTGCCTCTCAAGCAGTGGCACTCACTGACTTTCCAGGCTTTTGGCTGTTTTCTGAAGACCTTCATAGAGACTCCTTTGTGGTAACATGCAGTAGGACCCTTTAAAGCAGGAGGAAGGTAATGCCTGGCTCCTACCTGCAGTTCCTGCTGTCTCTCACTAAGCAGAAACCAAGCCAAGCCAGAAAAATCACAATGTCTGACCACTAACCTCTGCTGTCCCATAGGAGAGAAGACATTCTGCCATGCTGTGACAGGTAAAAAAGTGTGAGGAATAGCCCCACAACACAAAggccagaggaggaggaagagaaagaggaggaaaaggtgcTTCAGGCACCATAGTGCCGTGCAGCCCATGGGGTGGCCATGGTGGAGCCCTGAAGGAGCCCCACACTGGAGTAGGGGCGCAatgtgaggagcagcagagacaacctGTTATAGACCCACCACAgccccccattccccatcctcCCTGTGCCATGTTGGGAGGAGAGGTAGAGGAGTCAGGGGTGAAGGGGTGAAACCAAGCCTGCGAAGAAGGTGAAAGTGCAAGGTGTTGATTTaaattagtctttttttctcactaTCCAAACCCATTTtaactggcaataaattaattctCCCCAAGCCAAGCCTGTGCTGTCTGTGACAGCAATTGGTAAGTGATCtaagtgatctccctgtctttatcttgactCACAAgcattttcagcatcttttctctccctgttgAGGAGGGAGGGTGGGTGCCCTGAGACCCCCAGTAGGTAAAATAACTGCAGCTATCACTGGGGTTGGGGTTCAGAGAGAGACACCCAAGACACAAAGCAGGATTGGGGATGAGGGTGCTAAAGTAAAGCTAAGGCTGCTACTGGGATTATCCCCAGTGTAACTCTTAGACTGGGGGATCAGCGTGTCCCATAGCATTAGTTTCAGCCTCATGATAGTCTCATGTTCCAGAAGAGAGAGTTGAAACATACACCAAAAGCAAGGCTCAAATGGGACTGTAGAGGCAAAGAGAGGGCTGCTACTAGGACCCTCCCAACAGCCTCCAGACAGAGGCTTCAGCATGTCCTTTAGTACAAATCTCTGCCTAGGTTTAGGGTTAGACTTCATGTATTTGGAGTAAAATTCTGACATGAAAAACCTCTAATGAGTTCCCTAGAGCTTCATCCACTTTCTCATGTCAGCTTTGGCTcattaactggaaaaaagaggTTGTagtgaaaagacaaaacaaggaCAGCACATCCTAACAAATGCccagagaaatggaagaagcaACGTTCACCTACGTGCATTCATTCCTTCTTGTCCCAGACCATAGCACTCCCTATTGCTTGATCTAAACTGCCATCAAAAACAAGAGGTGAACAAGACTGCAGGCAAAAAACCGCACTCCTGTCTGGTTCTGGAGATGTCTCTGGTGTGCACTGTAGAGTGTTCTTCAAAGAGGAACAACATTGGCTAATGTCTGAGCTTTGCAAAAACCAGCTTGCTGTGGACCTGTTCCAGAAACCCACAAAACTTATGTAGGAAGGAGCTCATTCAATTGTGAAGCAACAAACAGCaacaccttttttttgttgttgttacagaaaagtaaaaatctccacacttcagttttatttctcagctgGATATtgtgagaggggaaaaaaaccctattcaCCCTGCAATTTACTTGAGATTTTAGAAGACTGTAAAGATATCAATAAGCAACCTAAAATACCACCACATGGGTCTACGCATTATCACATTCTCAGTTTCACAGCATGTCTGCTGAGGGCCATCAGCTGCAGTACTCCAAAACCTCTTTGAGGCTGTGGGCTCATAACATTTGTGGCCTGACTTGTGTCTCTGATGCAGGCTAAGCACTGCCAGCCTCCCAAAAAACTCACTCTCCCTAAAAAGCCTAAACACAACAACCTTGACAGCTCTTAGTTTTATACAACAAAtatcttttttgttatttatagaTGTAAATTGCACTCGACACACTCAAAACTGGAACACAAAGCCAATTCACATTTGTGTTGCAGAGATCTATTCTCTTCTGTCCAGAGGGGTGGAGGGGCTTCTACCCTGAAAACAATCAAGTCTTTTGAAAGGAGGATTATAAATATGACTAATCCTCTAATCATCATCTTTGGTTGCACTTGGGCAGAGTGATTTGCAAAGTGTTCTTACCACAGTAACCAACGTCATTTGATAAGTCATTTATCTTCCCCATATCTTTGCAAGGAATGTCGTACAGTTATCTTGTCAAGCAACTTCCCTATAAACCTTCTGAACAGAGGCAGAGACTGTAACCTCTTCTCCAGATTCACAATCTCATGTCTTTCCCTGAACGCGCTCTCCATAAAGACATTTATCACTTTTACCTATAGTGAGTAAATGTGTTTGCCAAATCACAAGAATTCACAGCAGGATCACACCCACAGCTGTTACACACAGGTAACATTTGCTTATTCTCCAGAAGGGAACGTTAGCCTGTGTCCTTTAAGGATGAAATTAAGGGAGGAATTAGGGAAAGaggatgaaaataaatcaatgtaGCACAGATTAGGCAGTCCTTACTGGAATTGCCAAACAAGGAGAATTGATGCTTGTTGCAGGAGAGCAGAATAACCAGAAAAGAGGGTACAAACCAGCTataacagaaacaacaaaactgcACTTTTCCAGATGCCACTGAGGGACTTCCAGCAAAGCAGCCTAAATATCCTAAGAAGTACCCACTCCACTAAGCCACCATTAAGTGGCTTACTGTTCAGCCGAAGACTGACGCAGGAGGTAACGCTCAGAGACCATCACTTCTGAGATGATCCAGCACTCACTGGGCCTCCGGAGGCTTTGTCCCTGATCTCCAGGGACACTGTGAGGCCTGTCACTTAAGGACAAGGACGAGTATTGAAAAATACTTAGGTGCTTATCTCTTTGGTTTCAGCAGGAGTTGCGGGCCCAAATCTGCCTTCAAATCCTAGTCTGAAACTCTTTGTGACTTGCTCTCCATCTCCCTTTGTCTTTACACCCTGTAATagttttgtaaagaaaaacacacGAAAGTGACAGCCGGTACTTTACAGTACAGAGCCATGAATAAGCTAAAGGGGCAGTTCCATATAACACGCCATCTCCCTGCAAATCCAGGCATTCCCATTGCCTTCCCTTTGCACCTCCAGCCTAGTGCTGTTGATATTCCTGCCGAGTGCTGTCCCACTCCCTGTTAACATTACAGGCACTATGGGATAAAACATGAGGAGTTTTGCGTTACAACAAGCAGTGGTTTGCTCCACAGTAGATGTACGAGCATCTCTCTACTGACCTGGAAATAGGGCAAACCCCCAACCAGACAACAGATTTTAAGTCCCCAGGCaagggaaaatgaagaacaaattaaatgttCGCTGCAAGCAGTTCACGAAACAAAAGAACAATAATAGTGTTTTTCTGccattcttttaatttctcccaGCATAACTACACATCTTCTGGATACAGTCTGTGTCTTTGCCAGGGCTTCAACATTCTCCCCTGAATTAATGATGCTGGAAAATCTCCACTTTTCATAGGCTCTGACAgtctctgctgagcagcagagggCTGCACAATACTTGCTTATGCAATGACTGGTCGTGTGCCAGGAATAATAGCCTGTCTACTAGGAACAACCAattcacacacaaaaccagaatacTTTTCCCATTAAGTGTCTGAATTAGGTGCAGTAAACCACCGCAAAGCTGGGCATACTGCACATTAATGTCAGCCTCCACACTGAACTAAATAATCCCACACCCTAGTCTTTGGGGAACATTTAAGGGTGGCACTTCCTTATTCATTACCTCTAAAGTACTCTTGACACTATCAAGAACTGTTATTACAGGACCAGGCAACAATAGGACACTTGAAGCAGTTAAAACGCAACTTCATCTGGGAAAGTAACTGCAGACAAGCACTGCTTTGGCTACTTCACACACTAGCATACTGTACTGCAGGCATGATCTGTCCCTGAGCGGATGAAGAGGTGGAGAACAGCATCATCTTACTTGCAAAGTTATCTGCAGCACACTGCCCATATCAGCATTTGTTTTAACGCTAGTCTGGGCCATGCTTTAATCGTGGTGTATCCCTATTTCCTCACAAAGAAACATTGAAGGCAGGAGGGTCCCATAAAGTTAGTTTTACCTAATGTGTGAGGAGGAAGACTAGGTCTTACTGTCTGAAATCAGCTTAGCTGCAATAAGGTGCAAGCCTAGTTTTTGGTCTGTCAGGATGGAAACACCAAAAATCCCTGGGAGAACCTTTCCTCCATTTTGACCTGTGGCTGAGAAATGAGACCAAATCATTGACACTTTCTCGCAGACCTCACAATTCCACCCTTTTCTATCTTACCAAATAATTATTCCACTGGGATGTCAGTCTTCCATCCCTGCTCACATTGTACTGGCAAGAGGAAATAGGACATCTCTACGTTAAATGAAAGCTCACTGTGAAGCTTAAGTAACAAAGAGATAGAGACTGTACAGGTATCCTGACCACCAGCACCAGAAATTCATGTTTTCCGCCTCATTCTTCCCTTCTAGAAGAGGTTTTCTGGAAGGCATGGGAGATCAAGGGGCCATCTCCCTTTACTCCTACTTTCACTGGCAGAGATTAAgaggctgctgcctctcccaCAGTTTTAAGAGTTTGTAAAAGCCAAGTTCTGTTACCCTGAAAAACAGGGCTTTTACAATGTGGCATGTAATTATACTCAGAGAAGAGGCAACATGGCTTGGCACTTACCTCATCTACACAGCATCCCTTCCCAGCCTCTCAGTCATAACACAACACCTCACAGACTGCTATTTTGCAGAGCACCCTTGGAAAATTACTTAAAGTACAGCTTTAGGATCAAATACAACACACACCTGGAGAGCAGAACTGCACATGTATGGGATGAAAGCACCTGGTCAGTGAGGAAAAGTActgtgcaaagcatttttttcaagtgacaCCTTCTCCAACCATTTAACTCCCCTGTGCTGTCATCAGGATCTCCCCTCTAGTTTTGTACCAGAGCACAACCTTGCTTTTGACTCAGGATGACTGGGTGAATTCCTACCTGCACTTCGCAATTCATTCTGCACGGCTGCAGCATAGCTTTCTGTCCAACATGAGTGCTGCAAAGGCATCTACACCGATGATATCAAAGTGGCGAGTTCACGTCAAAGCTTCAAGCCAGTAGCTTGTCTCTCTGTCAAAAGCAGGAAGCTATGGTGAGCCCTGAACTCACTGAACAGGAAGAGGTTTACAAGCCCCCACACGAAGTAACGGCAAAGAATGAAATTATGCAATttgtagcaggaaaaaaaaggtgaaaaacgAGGGAAGATGATAAAACCAGACCCAGTATCTTCCATTCCAGAGAAACAGATTAAGTTGCTGAACTCAAGAAATCTGCACAACCTACCCAACTAGCCAAGTACCAGGGAAACACACAGCATCAATCAACAGCCGCTGTAACCTGGCTTGCGTATGAAGCCAGCACTCTGACAACACgcaataacaaagaaaataagctgAGTATTTTCACGCTACAGTTTGTAACAGTACCGAGTTTATGGATTTTATAGCAGAAGTCACATTTCttgcacttttttccttccagagggTTCTGGATTCTTGTATTTCATTCTCTTACCGACAGAGCCATCTAGTGGATGAGACATCATTTGTGAACAGGAAATTTTGACATAGCACACTGCAAGTAAGGATAAACCACACGTCACACATAGGATCTTCAAAGCAGCCTGTAACAAACTAGCATATCATTTAATATAGTCAGAAATTGCTAAGCAATATGTTTGTCTTGGCGGGGCTTAAATTTCTACCAATTGGAAACTTCAAACTTTTCAACACTAATTCACATTACCTTTCTGAAGAGGGTAAACAGTTCATCCTAGACTCAGCCTCAACCTCAttgcaaagcttttcatttatGCAAAATCCAATATATTCTTCAAAGCTAACATGGATTAGAGATGttatgtgctttaaaataagcTCTGAAGTTAAGGCAAcactggcaggaaaaaaataaagttcaagAACAAGTTTCATGGCCATGTGCTCAGTGACAGTCACTAATATAGAGGGTGAGAAATACCAGAAGTCAGTGGTCAAAATGTGCTGCCATTTCCCTCTGCCAGCATCTAACCTTCAGGAAAGGATGTACGCTGTTTAACAGTcagaaggaaacacagagaCACAAAGCCCATGGGCCAGATTTGCAGCCTTGCCAAAATGTTGAATCTCTTCCCAAAAATACTTCTAGTCAAGCTCCCCATCTGTGGCTTACTTATTTTCCCACATATTTATAGTTCTTTTTGGAGGCTTTACAGAAAAAGGATGCAGAGCTTTGAGGGCTGGGAAGTACTGGGTAGTCCCAGCAAAAAAAAGATGTGACAATCCTCACCACTGGTTTCCTTGAGAGGTTACAGGGAGAcccagcagagccagagctCTGGCAAAATGAGGTCTCTTTGCTCAAACTGCAAGTGCACCTCTTGTCTCTCTTGTTTCTTAACAAGGCAGCAGTAACTTCATTTGTCATCCAGCCATGGCCAAGCTGACACCCTTTCAGCAGAACAGCTTGCCATCCTTCCACACCCACACGCTCCATCTTACACTATTTATAGCAATTAATCGTCGCACTAATTAACCTCGGATTTCTATTAGGTGTTTGCTTTAGAACAGAAGGCAGTTCGAGCTGCTGAAGAAGCATCCTATAAAATCTTGCAGCAGATATTTGACTCATTATACCGAAATATTTGTATTGTGCCattcctgctcttcctcttgGCCATAATGTAACTCCATTGTACAAAAATTCCAACTTGGTTAGCAGCACAATCACAAGCCTGAGGtatgaaaagcagtaagaaacagttaacagactgaaaataaaagacataTTTCAAATAGCCATAATATACCACCATATACTACTGACAACAAGGAAAGCCAGTGGATGTCAACAAATATCTATTCTTACCTACCAACCCATCTCCAGAGATCCCAGGCATTAGCATGGGACACTACAAGCAGACAGTTCAATTCTTACTATGAAGCTCATGGTACAGAAGAACAGGATGGaactgttttctcctttgtgtGTTAAAACCCATCAGTCCCAGTGGGCATCTAGTATAGACTCAAAATGGATTTCAGCTTCAGGCTGACGTTAAGATAGCCTTTCTCAGAAGAGACTTGTGAAATTCAGAGGCCTTAAGCATGGGGAGGAAATTCTGTAAGAATGTCTCCTCTTCCACAGGAAGAGCTAGAACCAAACTTATTTAAGAATTCCAAACAGTACAAAGAGCTGCTACTACTAGTGATGAGAAAAGTGGTAGTTTGCATACAGACCAGTGCAGTTTTACTTGCCTGTATCTTGCACAGATAGACACTCAGAGGGAAATTACCTCATGAACTAGGATCAGTCACAATTCTGAGTGACCATCAGTTTGAAGAATGAcacatttccaaaagaaatgtttaatataATTACTAAAGCCCCAAATTGCTAATTTTTAAGTTGGAAATACTGACTTCAGGAAAGCACTACTGCTGTGTGAACATGACTCACATGCGATGTTTTGAAGCAGTGCTTTGTGAAAACTGTCCTATCTTGTGGACAAATTCCTCAGTCTAGGCGTAAGACAACTTGACAATGTTTTTATAGTTAAGCTCAAGCCTATCTTAATCACATTTTAAGGAGCTTTCTAATGCAAATATTTAGGATCATGACTGCCCAGAAGAACATGTAGCAGGATTTTCCTAATGGTGTACAGCTTTATTTACAGACAATTCAACAAATTAATACATAAGTTCAACTTTCATGTCTGCACACAAGGGATAGTCTTCACAGCGtaagagcagaaaagcaagacTAGCTGTTCTGTACAAGTACAGACTAATAGTTGATTGTATGCAAGTATATGATAAGGTACAGAAGTCTTACACTTAAACTTCTCAACCATCTAAGTCAGTAAGAACAACCACACTTACacttaaagcaaaataaacttcGGTTACTCAACTACATTTGGCTTCCTGCCAATCAGCTGATGATCTATATGACTGTTAAGACCAAGAGTTGGGGTTGATCCTAAATCAAAAGATTACCAATTGTATCAAGTTGTATTTAATGGATAACCATTTATAAGACTTTCCCCATATACCTGCATTACAAGTTTACAAAACATGTCAAATTCATCCttgaaaatgcttattttatatTGTCATCTCTTCCCAGGCATAGGGGAAAAGACTACTAAGAATTCAAAATTTTCACTGCAAATACAGACTCAGGCTATCAAAGCTGTGTGTTCCTAATGAAAAATTATCCCTGTATCCaaagagaaaagtaagaaaCACAAGAATACAAGCTCAAAGTACAGATCTGAAGATGGATGGACCTCTACCTACTGTAGATTCATATAAAGCAAAAGAACATAGTGATTTGCTTCTCAGGAAGCTGACTTTGATTCACTGTGTTTTCCATAAATGCAGCTGCTAATACAACTTTAAAAGGTATTGTTTAAAAATTCTTCATAAAAAATGCATTCCCATTCTTTAGAGAATGAATGACAACAGGACTAAACAAGAAACAGGAAACCGTGATCTTTAAAAGTCAATGCATCACATAAGATAGTCAAATGCAAAAAATCAATTCCACtattttccaaagctgttttAAATTTGCAATCGATCTACAATGTACTTGCCCAAGAGGAGTCCTGCCATGCAACAGCAGACAAGTTTTTGTCGGAAACATTTATTAAGCAAAACTGATACCAATACACATGTAACCAAGTTAATACCcccagtgaaaaagaaaaaaaaatgttggtcAAGACCAAAATTATCTTCGCTTCTGGAAGATGTTGCCACGGCCCATCCCACGGCCTCTTCCTCTTGCAgccactgaagaaagaaaacatcagggATGACGTGAATTTGACATAACTGCTTATTTATCTCAACTGACAAGCAAAACATAAACAACACAGTGTCTTGCTTACAAGCAAGGAAACAAGGCTATCCTATCAAGTTCAGAAAGTGCTGTGACAGCAAGAAAGTTTCTGTGATAAGAACCAGAACTAATGGTTACACAGACTTGCTACTTAGAACAGATGCAGTGAATACTTACGCACTTTGTGTTCCTTCTAAGCTGGCACACAAATCTGTATAGCCCAAGAGATTTAAAACCCCACACACTTCTTAGGTGTTGCAACAGAACTCGGAATGTTTCAGCAGATTTTGCTTCCCCACATAACCTTACTGCATTAGCTAAAGTTAACGAAGGACTTTGCAGCCTATAATTATTACTTGATCTTGTTATAACTACATTGTTCCCCCAAGAGAGGTACAAATAAAAGTGAGCTACCGAATGGCTAGTAACTACAGCTTCTCAGTAGGTTAAGTACTACCTTAGTATCAGgttgtttttctccaaaagctTAACAATAACTCCTGAATCCTTCCCTACATATTCCAAACAGCTAGTGATCACAACCACTAGAAAACGGAAGACAAAGTTTTATATAAAGCCCCTTTTTAATAAGACTACTCGCTGTATCTAAATTATTGTAGCATCAATATTACATATTCAGATAATTCAACAGTTGGAGTCTTGACTCCCACCATAAGATGAAATATTCAGAGAAATAATGTATGAACCACTAATCTCTGTTTCTCACAGCTTATGTGTCCTCAGTGATAGAGATGAGTTTTCCAGTTCTTTTACAGCAAAATGGGGAAGGGGGAACCATAAACAAACTACACACCTTGAGCTTTGAGAATAGCTGCTTTTCCTCGCCCAGCTCCAGAGCCCTGGTTTTTATTCTTCATGCTCTTTAGCATAGGAGCGTTCTTCAACATATCTGGTAAAATGAGAAACCGTATCTTGCTGCCTCTGATGTAGACCTGTTCCAGCTGTGCCACTCGTCCGTCTCTGTATGTCACTGTTATGTTGGacatctggaaaataaagataagtCAGTGCTCACAGAGGCCTTTAACATAGTCTGTGATCCTATTTCCCTTGCCTGAAGAATATACAGGCAGGATTCAGGTATCAAAGCCAGAGACTTTCCAAGCATAGTGCTTTATCATCTGGAGTTGTGAGACAAGGATCCAGGCCCATTTAAACATACTCCTATGCCTGCTACTGTTCAAGCAGACCCATGACTTATGCTTTCTCCCCAGTTGGTGATTCAGTTTTATCAGctttgttagttttgttttctcattatcGAATCAGTTTTAATAAAGCTGATCTATCTTTCTAGGAACtagaaaggaagcattttgaTTTCAACAATACCTTGCCTAAAGTCGATCAAAATGAAGTCCTCTTGGGATGATTAAAGcaatatgcattaaaaaaaaaaaaaagcttcaattGCTTAAATCAAGATTTGTTTATTCTTACACTCAGtgtctttaaataaagaagCCCAGCAGAAACACTGTTCACAGAACAGAATCTTAAGAACCCCGATATTATTAACAGAAATGACCAATTCAACTCTAAAACTAGAAAGAATAAGCTCTGGCCTCTTCAGAGCACTCAGTAATCCTGAATCCATTTCACTACAGTTAGACAGTATACACACAGCAGTAGTTTCCTTtatcctaaaaataaaagcaacagtcTTTTAACCATGATGCTAACAAGCTAGCTATCGGcctttccaggcacagagcagaaagcCCTCCCTCCGTCCTCCTGAAGCAGGTGTACCTGACAATTCATATTGTCTTCTGCTTCAATAAGTTTGCCTCGGTAAACTTCTCCTGTATTGGTTTCACATGTCACAATATGGCCTTCAGCCTCATGCAGGACTTTAATAGGCACTCCAATCGACATGTTTGCAGTGCTGTGGCTTTACACCTgagacaagaaaaaacaaaggacaTCATTACAAAGGAAGCTGTAGACTAGATTTTACCTACACAAACTATGATCTCTCTCATtacaaagtaattttctctcttgctcAAACACACTGTATGCTTTGACAATACATTGATAGAACTTCAGGAAGATGCTCATGGGAAGAAATTACTTAAGAGATGAGCAAAAGTAGGTCTTTTCCAGGTCACTTCTGGCCTAGGAAACTCACTTGCAAACACCAGGGAATAGAACACAGGTACAGCCACGCACACCTCAAGTAGAAACAGCCAGAGGTACATAACGATGCAGCCACCCTGACCCGCGAGTGGCCCCGCCGCGCTCGCAGCCCACGCCACACCACGCAAGGAACGGGCTCCTCCGCACCTAGCCCACATCAcaccccccagccctggcacgACCTCCTTCACCTACAAACCCCAGCCTCAGCCCTACCCCAGCGGAAAGAAgggccccggcccggcggggAACTCCGTCCCCCCAAGAATGCGAGCAGAGCCCCCGCGGCCGGTGGCTGCCCCGCCGCGCCTTCACCCCCTCAGGCCTCGGCGCCCGAAGGAGgctacagcagcacagcccaggtaCGTGCCCACACAGCGAGGCGGGCCGCGCCACTCACCGCCCGCCAACCGCCTCGGCGCGGGCCCGCGCTTACCCCTAATGGCTCCTCCAGCGTCCCGCCCTGCACCGCGCGCCGGAACCGGAAGGCAGCGGCACGGGCCCTTCCGCCTAACCCGACACCGGGTTCCGCCGCTGCCCCGTCCCACCGGCTGGGGACGGCCCCATCCCAGCGGCGGTGCCCCGCCCcggggcagggctggctgccGCCGCGCCCCGCGGTTCCCCGCCCGCCTCAGGCCGCGCCCCGGCTGCCGGTCCCGAATCCCCCGCCCGCCGTGTCATGCCCCTGCCCACCCGCGCGCCCGACCACCGCCGCCGACACCGCCGCGACGGCGCGGGGCAGACGCCCCGGGGCCCGgccccccgcagcccccgccTCCGCGCCCGCCCCCGCGGCCGGGAGGAGCCAGCGCCGCGCCGAAGCATGCCGGGGCCCTGGGCCGCGCCGCCGCGCGGGTCGGCTCGGCGGGGCCGGCAGTGAGCGGGCGGcaggagccgccgccgccaccaTGAAGAGCCCCCGGGAGGCCGGGGAGCCGCCGCCAGGTCAGTGCGCGCCGGGCAGAGCCCTCCGCGGGGCGCTTGGCGGCGGAGTGGGGGCCGGGACCGGGCGGCGGGATGGGCTGCGCGCCGACTTGGGCCGGGGAAGGCAGACCTGGGATCGGCCCCGCCCACCCCGCGGACCGGCGGCTGTTGTCCCCCCTCGGAGGCCCCGCCGGCCTCCCCCCTCCCGGAGCCGCGAAGCCGCCGGTTTCGCCAACAGCAATGTAGAATTACCGGCTCCGGTAAGTTCGCTGCAAGTTCGCTGCGCCGAGGAGCTGGCGAAGCAGAGGGCTGGTGTCAGGGTTATTCACAGCCACAGCACACACGGGCTTGTGTCTTATCTCAGGATGGCTGACAGGCATCACTGAAGAAGTCTGGGTGTGTTGGGAAACAGGGTGACTGGAAGCTGAACATGCAAGAAAGTTAAAGTTATTACCCTTTGAAGTCTTCCTGTAGAAAACATGCACCTCTTCAGTTA comes from Strigops habroptila isolate Jane chromosome 11, bStrHab1.2.pri, whole genome shotgun sequence and encodes:
- the SNRPD3 gene encoding small nuclear ribonucleoprotein Sm D3; this encodes MSIGVPIKVLHEAEGHIVTCETNTGEVYRGKLIEAEDNMNCQMSNITVTYRDGRVAQLEQVYIRGSKIRFLILPDMLKNAPMLKSMKNKNQGSGAGRGKAAILKAQVAARGRGRGMGRGNIFQKRR